Genomic segment of Candidatus Binataceae bacterium:
GTGGAGTTGCATATCCGGCGGAGCCGGCGGCCAGCTCAGATAACTCACCGGCGGATTTTCCGCTAAAGCCGCAGCGGCAATCTGCCGATGCGCTTGCAGTCCGCCACACAACACAAATCCCCCGATGACGCTGAACAACAAAGCCACGGCACCGGCCGATTTAATCCTCGCGCGCTCTTTTGCCATCCTAGACTCCCTCTCCTGTTCAGACGTTGGTGCAGCTAGGTGCGACAAAAATGAATACCTTCCCGCAAAGTCTATAATTTGTCGCAAGCGCGTCTTTAAGCATCTCTTTGCTGTAAAACTAATCTTCTACATGCTGTAAGCGCGAATCTATAATATAACGTGTTAAAGATGTCAAATATCTTGAATTATAATTTTCTTTCCGCAAAGCTCGGTGACCTTTAGCTTACCTGTTAAGTGATTGGAGCGATGCAGCTCCTCTGGCAAGTCTCGCCCGGCAGCGGGAATGGCTTGATCATCCGGCCAGCGTTGCGGCGGTATCTAGGTTTGTCAGCGCGAGCTACTGACCGGATGCCGAGAATCGGAGCGTTGAATAGCTGATTGTGCCCAACACGGCCTGGCAGAAGCGGCTAGGAGTCAGCGCTGACCCGATCCAGAATTGACGCGGGAATTTCGGGCCCAAAAGGCCGAACGCCAAGACTCCGTGACAGCGCTCGCGATACACCGAGGATGCGATTGCGGCCATCTGGTGTACGGCTGGCGTCGGCGCGCAGTGCACCAAGTCAGGGACCGTTAAGGCGCGGGCAAGGTGGGGTGCCGATCACTCTGAAAAAAATTCCCTCCCACTCCTGCGGCGTGCATCAAGATTCGCATTTCTTATTTTAAACAGCAACAAGATGCTTAAACGGAAATGCCGACCAATCGTATTTTTTGATATGCCCGTCGGACAGCAGCCCCCGCATCCTGCCACGGTTGCCACAGCGGAAGAGATCAAAGTCGGGTATGCGAAAACACCCCTGGAAAGAGATCCAGCGCGAAGGCAAGCCGCGTTTGGCTACCACGATCCATTCGCTGACTTTCACGGCTTGACGGGAAAGTATTTTTGTCGAGTTGAGTTTTGATCAGCTCCTTGAATTTCTGCTGCTCCACTGCGCTGTCCCCGCGTTAGGTTGTTGGCGCGAGGAGCTTGATGGCACAATCGAATCGTACAGAACCTCAAGCGGCTCAGGCCGCCTGAGCGGTGGCGTCCGATGTTGGCGTCTCGATGCTCACTATGCGCGGTAATTCTGCTGATGGTAGTCACAGGCGCGGCGCAAGCACAATCGCCCAATCCCACAGCAGTCGGCGAACTGCTGGCCGACGCCGGCTACGTCGTTAATAATGCACAGCTCGACCTCGAAGATATCGGCCTGTCACCGTTCTATATCACCTCTCCCAATAGTCCCTTTCGCCAATCCCGATTCTACCTTGCGCTGGGCGCTGCCAGTGCGCTGTGGGGCGGCTCGTTTGCCCTGGACCAGACGATGCATGGCGAGTTACGCGATCTCTCGCGTAGTGATCACGACGTGATGGAAAATTTCAGCTATACAACGCTGATCTCCGCGCTGGGCCTGCTCTATATCTACGGGCTATACACCGATAACGTCAGCCTGCGCCACGATCTACTGACCGGCGCCGAGGCCGCCGGGATGGGAGTGCTATTCAACCTCGGGATCAAAGCCGGATTCGGCAGATTGCGCCCGGCGCAGACCAGCAGCCATCTTGAGTTCTTCCATCCTCCGAGCGGCTTCAACAGCCGGTCGTTCACCTCGAACGACATGGTGATCGAGACCGCGATGGCCACCGGAATCAGCGAGTACTACGGCAATCGTTGGTACGTGGCGGCGCCGGTTTATTCCTTGGTGGCGCTGGAAGGAGTCACGCGGCTTAAGAACCAACAATGGTTCTCCGACGTTTTGGCGGGCGGATTGCTGGGTTGGGCCACTACCGAACTGCTGTTGCACTTGCACCGAGAGCATTCCCTGCAGCCCGGCCGCTGGCGTATCGTGCCACTCGCAGCGCCGGCCTCGGTCCCACACACGACTGCGTTGGCTCCGCCCGCCCTCGGTTTTGCCTGCCTTTGGTGAGATCGCGGCCATGCAAACTGCCTGGTACCGGCCCCAAACCGTCTCAACTCCCTGTTCCGTCCGCTGCTTGGCGATAGTAACCTTGCTGCGATGGTGCTTGCAGCTACACCGCGTGGCGCCAGGAGCGCTCGCTAATGGAACCGGGCTGACGTGGATAACTCGACGGTAGTGGTTACTGGCGGAGCAGGCTTTATCGGCTCCCATCTCACCGACGCGCTACTGGCCAGCGGACGGCGAGTGCGCGTAATCGATAATTTTGCGACTGGTCGGCGTGATCAGGTCAATTCCGCGGCCGAGCTGATCGAGGCCGATATCCGAGACTTCAACGCGATGGCCACCGCCTTCGCGGGAGCGGATTGCATTTTCCACGTGGCCGCCCTACCCCGCGTTCCGCTCTCCATCGAACAGCCATTGGAAACCCACCTAGTCAACGTCGTGGGCACCCTCAATGTGCTTTTGGCAGCTCGCGCTCAACGCGTGCGGCGAGTGATTTTTTCCGGCTCTTCGTCGGTTTACGGCACCCAACCGAATCTGCCGCTCCACGAAGAGATGCGGCCCAATCCGCTTAATCCTTATGCACTCCAGAAACTGACCGGCGAGGAATACACCCGCCTGTTCCATCAGCTCTACGGCCTTCAGACTCTGACCCTGCGTTATTTCAACGTGTTTGGTCCGCGGATGGCGAGCGAGGGTGCCTACGTCACGGTTATGAGCGTTTTCCTGCGCGCCCGGGCTAAGGGACAACCGCTGCCAATCCACGGCGACGGTGAGCAAAGCCGAGACTTTACCCATGTGCGGGACGTGGTGCGCGCCAACCTGCTGGCGATGGATTGCGCGCGGGCCGATGGTTGCGCAATCAATATCGGCCAGGGGCGCAATCTCACCATCAACCGCATCGCCGAACTGTTCGGCGGCCCAACCCGCCATGGTGCGGCGCGCCCGGGCGACGCCCGCCATACGCTGGCCGATAACCGCCGCGCCGCCGAAATCCTAAACTGGCATCCGATGGAAAATACCGAGGCCGCGGTTCGCGAGCTACTGCTCGATGCCGGACGCCGTCCGCGGGCGGGCGGCTAAATCAGCCCTTGGATTGGTCCAGCTTGGCCGCAATCATGGCCCCCGAGGAGCGGATTCCGCGAAACAACCGCATCGGCGGGATTCCCGCGGGTGCCTCAACCGACAATAGCAGCTCACGTAGCGAATCGATCAGACCCTGGCGCGCTTGGCTGTCCAGACGCTGGATTAGCCTGCCTTCCGCCTTCATGCTTTCATCCAGCACCGCCATCGCCACCTCCCGGCCGCGCTGGGTCAGGCGCACCAGCACTTCACGCCGGTCGTCCAAAACGTCACGTTCGCGTTCAACCAGTTTCAACTTGACGAGCTGATCTATCCGGCGGGTAATGGAGGCCGCGGTGATCCAGACTTCCTCGGCTAATTCCGTGGGAGTAGCCGAGCATTGTTCGCCTCGCCGGCGCAGCGAGACTAGGATTTCTAGCTCGCCTAGTTTTATCCCATAGCGCTCGCCTACGTGCGCCAACGCGGCATCCAGCAATAGCACCAACAACCTGATGCGGCCGGTGACCGCAAACACCGACATGTCCCATTCCGGCCAAGCCTGGGCCCAGCGCGCGATTATCTGGTCGACATAGTCACGTTCTGTCGGTGCTTGTTCTGAGGCCACAATCGGTTTGCCTTGATGAATTCGAGAGTCTTTCGCGGCCGACAGTCGCCACAGGCCACGCTATAGTATCTCATGCGAAAGCCATCGGGAAAAGAGTAAAAGACCAAAAAGGATAAAAAGAGCAGATGCCTCAGGTTTGAGAAGTTCCTGATCGTTCACATCAGGTGAACAGATAATCTCAATCCCGCGCCAGCAGCACGACCGCCGCCGCCGCCATCCCCTCCTCACGACCTAATGCCCCCAAGCCCTCCGGATTGGAAGCCTTTATATTAAGGTCGGCGGTTGGCAAGCCCAGGCATTGGGCCAATCGCACGCGCATTTGTTCAAGGTAAGGGGCCAGGCGCGGGCGCTGGGCGAAGACGGTAACGTCGGCATTCTGAATCTGCCATCCAGCGGCCTGACCCCGCCGCCAGATCTCGCCCAGCAGCTCCAGACTGTCGGCATCGCGATAGGCGGGATCTCGATCGGAGAAATGGCGTCCCAGGTCTCCTTCGCCCAGTGCTCCTAGGATCGCGTTGGCCAGCGCATGGGCTGCCACGTCGGCATCCGAATGGCCCAGCAAGCCCCGCTCATGGGCAATTTCCACGCCGCCTAGGACCAAGCGCCGGCCCGTCTGCAAGGGGTGAAAGTCAAAGCCTTGTCCGATTTTAAACTTCATAAACAGCAGGTGCGACGCAGCGGGAGTGCGGGCGAAACTCACCCTTTAATCGCGTTGACAACTTTGGTTAAAGCGTACAAGCTCGAAACAGCTTTTGCGAGGACCGAGGCCGTGCCTGCCCTGCTCAAAAACCCCAAATTCATCGTCGCGGTAATCGTCCTGTTGTGGGTGGCCTACGTTCTGACCGAGAATTTTCGTCTGGCTCCAATCGAGATCAAGCTACTGCCCTTCGCAGCCAAGCTCCAGCTCCAGGTTTCGGCCGTGATAATCGGCGCGGCGCTGTTCGGCGCCGGCGCGACCCTGGTCGGTCAATGGCTGTGGCGGCGGCGCGGCGCGCTATCGCGCACCTACTCGGCCTCAGCGCCCACCGCAGCAGACGGCAGCAATAAAACCTCAGCCTGATCGCCCGCTCGCAGGTTGAGTTTATCGCTGGGCCCCACCAGCAGCCCTTCTGCCCGCGCCAGGGACCCGAGCAAGTTGGAGCCTTGCGCGCCGGTGGGAGTGGCCTCGTAAACGCCATCGCGC
This window contains:
- a CDS encoding phosphatase PAP2 family protein, which codes for MLASRCSLCAVILLMVVTGAAQAQSPNPTAVGELLADAGYVVNNAQLDLEDIGLSPFYITSPNSPFRQSRFYLALGAASALWGGSFALDQTMHGELRDLSRSDHDVMENFSYTTLISALGLLYIYGLYTDNVSLRHDLLTGAEAAGMGVLFNLGIKAGFGRLRPAQTSSHLEFFHPPSGFNSRSFTSNDMVIETAMATGISEYYGNRWYVAAPVYSLVALEGVTRLKNQQWFSDVLAGGLLGWATTELLLHLHREHSLQPGRWRIVPLAAPASVPHTTALAPPALGFACLW
- a CDS encoding NAD-dependent epimerase/dehydratase family protein, with protein sequence MDNSTVVVTGGAGFIGSHLTDALLASGRRVRVIDNFATGRRDQVNSAAELIEADIRDFNAMATAFAGADCIFHVAALPRVPLSIEQPLETHLVNVVGTLNVLLAARAQRVRRVIFSGSSSVYGTQPNLPLHEEMRPNPLNPYALQKLTGEEYTRLFHQLYGLQTLTLRYFNVFGPRMASEGAYVTVMSVFLRARAKGQPLPIHGDGEQSRDFTHVRDVVRANLLAMDCARADGCAINIGQGRNLTINRIAELFGGPTRHGAARPGDARHTLADNRRAAEILNWHPMENTEAAVRELLLDAGRRPRAGG
- a CDS encoding MarR family transcriptional regulator, which gives rise to MASEQAPTERDYVDQIIARWAQAWPEWDMSVFAVTGRIRLLVLLLDAALAHVGERYGIKLGELEILVSLRRRGEQCSATPTELAEEVWITAASITRRIDQLVKLKLVERERDVLDDRREVLVRLTQRGREVAMAVLDESMKAEGRLIQRLDSQARQGLIDSLRELLLSVEAPAGIPPMRLFRGIRSSGAMIAAKLDQSKG
- the ispF gene encoding 2-C-methyl-D-erythritol 2,4-cyclodiphosphate synthase — its product is MKFKIGQGFDFHPLQTGRRLVLGGVEIAHERGLLGHSDADVAAHALANAILGALGEGDLGRHFSDRDPAYRDADSLELLGEIWRRGQAAGWQIQNADVTVFAQRPRLAPYLEQMRVRLAQCLGLPTADLNIKASNPEGLGALGREEGMAAAAVVLLARD